A single region of the Ptychodera flava strain L36383 chromosome 9, AS_Pfla_20210202, whole genome shotgun sequence genome encodes:
- the LOC139140836 gene encoding CMP-N-acetylneuraminate-beta-1,4-galactoside alpha-2,3-sialyltransferase-like, whose protein sequence is MNTSTSRHKEASTVKTSTSDVNVTCQRGYVQDRILRLVPKFDKNAHLFLEPGYQKWKDFERMEKTRYPFGIAGTGDIIDSVLKMLPAAGKRDRFGERGKVCRRCILVGSGGVILGKSLGNQIDNYDVVIRMNDAPLAEYETDVGKKTTFRLIYPESADAKIAQHESDTDIGFLVYKPNDIKWLEAVLKKENPLKFKYWKSVPAVMKTPARHIRIINPGLHYEAREQFTSDKRRPSCGYVALVMALHYCDHVDITGYGFDVNLPVHYFKGTDKGTPGKRVHSWSDEKQHILQMLHCGIIERDLTGLYAKQAELWGPSFNCTKT, encoded by the exons ATGAATACCTCGACGTCCCGACACAAGGAAGCTTCCACGGTTAAAACTTCGACTTCTGACGTCAATGTGACATGTCAGCGGGGATATGTGCAGGACAGGATATTACGACTAGTACCCAA atttgacaaaaatgctcACCTTTTCCTGGAACCGGGATACCAGAAATGGAAAGACTTCGAAAGAATGGAAAAGACAAGGTATCCGTTCGGAATAGCTGGTACTG GCGATATCATAGACAGTGTACTGAAAATGTTGCCGGCCGCTGGGAAACGAGACCGGTTTGG GGAAAGAGGCAAAGTTTGTCGGCGTTGCATATTGGTTGGCAGTGGCGGTGTAATCCTCGGTAAAAGTCTAGGAAACCAGATCGATAACTACGATGTTGTTATCAG GATGAACGACGCACCATTGGCAGAATACGAAACGGATGTTGGGAAGAAAACTACTTTCAGATTAATTTATCCCGAGAGCGCCGATGCTAAGATTGCTCAGCATGAGAGTGATACCGATATTGGATTCCTAGTGTACAAACCAAACGATATCAAGTGGCTGGAAGCAGTGCTTAAAAAG GAAAACCCACTGAAGTTCAAATATTGGAAGTCAGTTCCGGCCGTTATGAAAACACCGGCAAGACATATCCGTATAATAAATCCCGGACTCCATTACGAGGCCCGTGAACAGTTTACTTCCGATAAG AGGAGACCGTCATGTGGATACGTTGCCTTGGTAATGGCCTTACACTACTGTGATCACGTGGACATTACGGGTTATGGGTTTGATGTAAATCTGCCGGTCCATTATTTCAAAGGCACTGACAAGGGGACACCGGGAAAGCGCGTACACTCCTGGAGTGACGAAAAGCAACACATTCTACAAATGCTACACTGTGGCATAATTGAACGTGACCTGACTGGGCTCTATGCCAAACAAGCCGAACTTTGGGGGCCTTCTTTTAACTGTACAAAGACGTAG
- the LOC139140835 gene encoding CMP-N-acetylneuraminate-beta-1,4-galactoside alpha-2,3-sialyltransferase-like isoform X2, with protein sequence MDDTTKARGTLEQRCKNTEVPNFQHGRSQTRLNQLKMMFKRKVFFGVVVFACMTLLGLYLSAQSNFSRSAYQLKASVVTDLIQPTRNAPAKSKEVKNATVKKKEMKTATAKTKELKIAEKVTPSQQEKTITDKESVSALNVTCQRGYVQERILRLIPEFDVNAHIFLEPGYKQWKDFESMRASRYPYGLDNTVDVIDNVMEMLPAAGKADRFGNRSEVCRRCILVGSSGASLGKKLGSQIDSYDVVIRMNDAPLEKYETDVGKKTTFRLIYPESAVGKPSRYENDTDIGFLVYKPNDIKWLEAVLEKKNPLKLNLAFWKSVPTVMKTPPGQVRIINPGLHTEAREQFSSDKKRPSCGYVALVMALHYCDHVDITGFGFDINLPVHYFKGTDKGTPRGVHSWSDEKQHILQMLHCGIIERDLTGLYAKEAKLWAPSSFNCTKT encoded by the exons ATTGAATCAACTGAAAATGATGTTCAAAAGGAAAGTCTTCTTCGGGGTGGTAGTCTTCGCTTGCATGACGCTTTTAGGCCTGTACTTGTCTGCACAGAGCAACTTCAGCAGGAGCGCGTACCAGTTAAAAGCGTCCGTTGTGACCGACTTAATCCAACCCACCAGGAATGCACCGGCGAAGTCGAAAGAAGTCAAGAATGCCAccgtaaaaaagaaagaaatgaagACTGCAACTGCCAAAACGAAGGAACTCAA GATAGCAGAGAAAGTTACGCCGTCTCAGCAAGAGAAGACTATCACAGATAAAGAATCAGTATCGGCCTTGAATGTTACGTGTCAGCGGGGATATGTGCAggagaggatattacgattaATACCCGA GTTTGACGTAAACGCTCACATATTTCTGGAACCGGGATATAAGCAATGGAAGGACTTTGAAAGTATGAGGGCGTCAAGATATCCATATGGCCTGGACAATACGG TTGAcgtcatagataacgtgatgGAAATGTTGCCAGCTGCTGGGAAGGCAGACCGGTTTGG TAACAGAAGTGAAGTTTGTCGACGTTGCATACTGGTTGGTAGCTCAGGGGCCAGCCTCGGTAAAAAACTAGGCAGTCAGATCGATAGCTACGATGTCGTTATCAG GATGAACGACGCGCCACTGGAAAAATACGAAACGGATGTTGGGAAGAAAACTACATTTAGATTAATTTATCCCGAGAGCGCCGTTGGAAAACCATCTCGGTATGAGAATGATACAGATATTGGATTCCTAGTGTATAAACCGAACGATATCAAGTGGCTGGAAGCAGTGCTTGAAAAG AAAAACCCATTGAAGTTAAACCTCGCATTTTGGAAGTCGGTTCCCACGGTCATGAAAACACCACCTGGACAAGTGCGTATAATAAATCCAGGACTCCATACTGAAGCTCGTGAACAGTTTTCGTCCGACAAG AAAAGACCGTCATGTGGATACGTTGCTTTGGTAATGGCCTTACACTACTGCGACCACGTGGACATTACTGGTTTTGGTTTTGATATTAATCTCCCGGTCCATTATTTCAAAGGCACGGACAAAGGGACACCGAGGGGCGTACACTCCTGGAGTGACGAAAAGCAACATATCCTACAAATGCTACACTGTGGCATAATTGAACGTGATCTGACTGGGCTCTATGCCAAAGAAGCCAAACTTTGGGCGCCTTCTTCTTTTAACTGTACGAAGACGTAG
- the LOC139140835 gene encoding CMP-N-acetylneuraminate-beta-1,4-galactoside alpha-2,3-sialyltransferase-like isoform X7 translates to MMFKRKVFFGVVVFACMTLLGLYLSAQSNFSRSAYQLKASVVTDLIQPTRNAPAKSKEVKNATVKKKEMKTATAKTKELKIAEKVTPSQQEKTITDKESVSALNVTCQRGYVQERILRLIPEFDVNAHIFLEPGYKQWKDFESMRASRYPYGLDNTVDVIDNVMEMLPAAGKADRFGNRSEVCRRCILVGSSGASLGKKLGSQIDSYDVVIRMNDAPLEKYETDVGKKTTFRLIYPESAVGKPSRYENDTDIGFLVYKPNDIKWLEAVLEKKNPLKLNLAFWKSVPTVMKTPPGQVRIINPGLHTEAREQFSSDKKRPSCGYVALVMALHYCDHVDITGFGFDINLPVHYFKGTDKGTPRGVHSWSDEKQHILQMLHCGIIERDLTGLYAKEAKLWAPSSFNCTKT, encoded by the exons ATGATGTTCAAAAGGAAAGTCTTCTTCGGGGTGGTAGTCTTCGCTTGCATGACGCTTTTAGGCCTGTACTTGTCTGCACAGAGCAACTTCAGCAGGAGCGCGTACCAGTTAAAAGCGTCCGTTGTGACCGACTTAATCCAACCCACCAGGAATGCACCGGCGAAGTCGAAAGAAGTCAAGAATGCCAccgtaaaaaagaaagaaatgaagACTGCAACTGCCAAAACGAAGGAACTCAA GATAGCAGAGAAAGTTACGCCGTCTCAGCAAGAGAAGACTATCACAGATAAAGAATCAGTATCGGCCTTGAATGTTACGTGTCAGCGGGGATATGTGCAggagaggatattacgattaATACCCGA GTTTGACGTAAACGCTCACATATTTCTGGAACCGGGATATAAGCAATGGAAGGACTTTGAAAGTATGAGGGCGTCAAGATATCCATATGGCCTGGACAATACGG TTGAcgtcatagataacgtgatgGAAATGTTGCCAGCTGCTGGGAAGGCAGACCGGTTTGG TAACAGAAGTGAAGTTTGTCGACGTTGCATACTGGTTGGTAGCTCAGGGGCCAGCCTCGGTAAAAAACTAGGCAGTCAGATCGATAGCTACGATGTCGTTATCAG GATGAACGACGCGCCACTGGAAAAATACGAAACGGATGTTGGGAAGAAAACTACATTTAGATTAATTTATCCCGAGAGCGCCGTTGGAAAACCATCTCGGTATGAGAATGATACAGATATTGGATTCCTAGTGTATAAACCGAACGATATCAAGTGGCTGGAAGCAGTGCTTGAAAAG AAAAACCCATTGAAGTTAAACCTCGCATTTTGGAAGTCGGTTCCCACGGTCATGAAAACACCACCTGGACAAGTGCGTATAATAAATCCAGGACTCCATACTGAAGCTCGTGAACAGTTTTCGTCCGACAAG AAAAGACCGTCATGTGGATACGTTGCTTTGGTAATGGCCTTACACTACTGCGACCACGTGGACATTACTGGTTTTGGTTTTGATATTAATCTCCCGGTCCATTATTTCAAAGGCACGGACAAAGGGACACCGAGGGGCGTACACTCCTGGAGTGACGAAAAGCAACATATCCTACAAATGCTACACTGTGGCATAATTGAACGTGATCTGACTGGGCTCTATGCCAAAGAAGCCAAACTTTGGGCGCCTTCTTCTTTTAACTGTACGAAGACGTAG